Part of the Qipengyuania sp. SS22 genome, TTCGGTCCTGGGATCGGACCTCACGATCACCGGCGATATCGAGGCGTCGGCCGATCTTCACATCGATGGGTCGATCGAAGGCGACATCGCCTGTTCCTCGCTGGTGCAGGGCGAGGAAAGCCGCGTAAAAGGCGCAATCAAGGCCGAAACCGCGCGCTTAGCCGGGACGGTCGACGGATCGATTACCGCGCGCGAGCTGGTCATTCTCAAGACTGCCCGAATTACCGGTGATGTCTTTTACGACGCGCTGACCATCGAACAGGGCGCGCAGGTCGAAGGGCGCTTCGCGCATCGCGACGCCAAGGCCAAGGCGCCCGGGCTGACGCAGTCGGCGACCAAGCCGGAGCTCGCCGTAGCCGGCTGAGCCGAACCATTTCGGAGGGGAGGAGGGCCGCTTGCGCATGACGCGGGCGGCCTTCTCTTTGAGACCTAGTCGAGCACTTCGGCGCGCAGCGCCTTGCGGTCGAGCTTGCCGATCATCGTCTTGGGCAAATCCTCGCGGATGATTACCGCATCGGCGCGCTCATGTTTGCCCACACGCGCGTTGAGCCATTGCTTGAGCTGTTCGCCGGTAGCAGCGTGATCGGCCTTGAGCGTAACATAGGCGACCGGCATTTCGCCGTGATAGGCATCTGGGCGGCCGATCACCAGCGCCTCCTTCACCGCCTCATGCTCGAGCAGGACGTCCTCGACCTGGCTCGGGAAAACCTTGAAGCCGCCGACCGCGATCATGTCCTTGATCCGGTCGACGATCTCGAGAAATCCATCGCAATCCACGGTCGCTACATCGCCCGTGCGCAGCCAGGTTTTGCCGAGATGTTCGACGAAAATGTCCTTGGACGCCTCGGGACGGTTCCAATAGCCCCGCATGATCTGCGGACCATGGAGCGCGAGTTCGCCCGGTTCGCCATCGGGCGCGATGACTGCCGGGTCTTCCTTGTCGAGCAGCAGCACTTCGGTCTGCATGATGACCTGGCCGATGGTGCCGGGCTTGCGCATCCCTTCATAGGGGTTGGCCGAGACCACACCCGCACTCTCGGTCAGGCCATAGCCTTCGACCAGCCGGACGCCGGTGTCCGCCTCGAATTGCTCGCGCAGCGGACCGGGCAGCGGCGCGCCGCCCGAAATGCACACCTTGAGCGTCGAGAAATCGGTCTTGGCGAGATCGGGATGGTCGAGCAACGCCTGGAACATCGTCGGCACGCCGGGAAAGCCGGTCGCGCCATAGCGCGCGATCGTCTGCAGCACCTGTCCTGCCTCGAACCGCGGGACCATGGCGATCGACGCGCCGGTCAGCACCGCGTGGTTGAGCAGCGCGGTATTGGCGAAGACATGGAAAAACGGCAGCGCGCCGAGGAAGACCTCGCCGGTCGGATTGCCGAAGGGGTTGAGCCCTGCGGTCTGCTGCGCATTGATCGACAGATTCGCATGCGTAAGCATGGCGCCCTTGGGCGTGCCCGTCGTACCCCCGGTATATTGCAGCAGCGCAAGCCCCTGCGGGTCGATTTCGGGCAGGTCGCCTGCGTTCTGCGCGCCGCTTTCGAGGAAGGCGCGCCACGGCAGGATCGCTGCGCCATAAGATACCTTGGCGACCTTGCTGCGCGCGAGCACGCGCATCGCCAGCCCCTTGAGCGTCGGCAGCATCTGCGGAAGCGAACTTACGACCAGCGTTTCGAGCGCGGAGCCGTGCAACACCTTT contains:
- a CDS encoding bactofilin family protein — translated: MASKSNSTFSVLGSDLTITGDIEASADLHIDGSIEGDIACSSLVQGEESRVKGAIKAETARLAGTVDGSITARELVILKTARITGDVFYDALTIEQGAQVEGRFAHRDAKAKAPGLTQSATKPELAVAG
- a CDS encoding AMP-binding protein, with translation MDVSKLPNHHPVPWNTPFEALALPAMFARTAKASPDAPLLHFLGRTYPYRELLSDAQAFAHALRARGIAEGDRVGLFLPNVPSYVAAYYGAMMAGAVVVNFSPLYSVEELEQQVADSGTRLLVTVDVPELYATAEKVLHGSALETLVVSSLPQMLPTLKGLAMRVLARSKVAKVSYGAAILPWRAFLESGAQNAGDLPEIDPQGLALLQYTGGTTGTPKGAMLTHANLSINAQQTAGLNPFGNPTGEVFLGALPFFHVFANTALLNHAVLTGASIAMVPRFEAGQVLQTIARYGATGFPGVPTMFQALLDHPDLAKTDFSTLKVCISGGAPLPGPLREQFEADTGVRLVEGYGLTESAGVVSANPYEGMRKPGTIGQVIMQTEVLLLDKEDPAVIAPDGEPGELALHGPQIMRGYWNRPEASKDIFVEHLGKTWLRTGDVATVDCDGFLEIVDRIKDMIAVGGFKVFPSQVEDVLLEHEAVKEALVIGRPDAYHGEMPVAYVTLKADHAATGEQLKQWLNARVGKHERADAVIIREDLPKTMIGKLDRKALRAEVLD